A stretch of DNA from Halococcus agarilyticus:
AACTCTCCAGCGGCCGCTCGCCAAGGATTTCGATATCGTCGCCGACTTCGATCGTCGATCCCCACTCCGGCTCGGGCACCTGTGTGTTGATCATCAGCCGGAAGTAGTGACCGAACCGAGCCGGATCGGCCCATTCGGGGAAGGTCGCCTCGCGGCGCTCGACGAAGACACGCTGGAACGCCTCGTGAACGTCGCTGGTGTGCGGATCGCGCGTCGGCACGACACACCGCTGACAGGGGTTGACGCCACGGATCGTCACGTCGCCGATCCGGAACGCGACGCAGTGATCGTGGTCGGCGACCAGCCGATCCTCCCAGAACGGCGGCACGCCGTCGATTTCGAGGTTCGCCCGGAATCGGAGCCGGAGCCCTTCGACGTCGAGGTCGGGAAACCACGACGCGACCTCGCGGAGCGTGCCCGTGCTGATGACCGTGGGTCCCGAGAGGGCCGTGTCGTCGGGGTGGCCGCCGGCTCGCTCCCGTTGCAGTCGGACTGGCTGGTCGAAGTGGTCGCCGAGCCAGGCCTCGACCGACTCGCGATCGGCTGCGAGATCGAACGCTCGGGGATCGTCCCCGTTCTCTCGGCGGAGCGTGACACCCGTGCCATCAGAATCGAACGACGCGCGGAGCCGGTGGACGGCCGCCGTCCGCTTGCCGTTGACGTAGCGGTCGTCCCCGTCGACGATGGCGTACTCGCGGTCGCCTTCGAGACCCCCGTTCGCGACGATCCGCGCCGCGTCGCGCTCGACGGGATCGAGCGACTTGATCGGGAAGACCGCGATGCGTGCGAGCCGTGGCATTCGATCGTCCCCACGTCCGTTCGGCAGCCACCTACCCGTTCCGATCTGGGACGAACGAATGGACGGGTTCGTCAGGATCGGCGACACCGACGCCACCACGGCGGTGTAGCGACCTTCGTCGTGTCCGTCCCGTCCCCGATCAGGTCGACTCCCGATCGCCGAACAGCGTCGCTCGGGGGAGATCGAGCCGGACGAGCAACGGGAGGGCGACGAGAACGATCCCGGCTTCGAGCGCGGCGGCGGCGAGAAAGGCCGCGCCGAAGCCGACGGTGTCGGCGATCACGCCGCCGCCGACGGTGCCCACGAGGAAGCCGAGACTGCCGAAGACGTTGAACCCGCCCATCGCGATCCCTCGATCGTCAGGGGCGAGGTCGGTGACGAGCGCCATCGTGGCGGGGGCGACGAGCGCGCCCGCGAGCCCGAGCAGGATCATTGTCGCGGCCGCGATCTCGATCGTGGGCGCGAGATAGACCGCGAGGATCGCACCCCCATAGAGCACCGAGCCCGCGACGACCGGGAGGAGCCGTCCGATCCGATCCGAGAGCCGCCCCATCGGGTACTGGCCGAGCGCGAACGGGGCGAAGAACAGGCCGAGCACGAGGCCCGCCGCGCCGGCGTCGAGATCGAACGCCTGGCGGAAGTAGAGCGTGCCGACGAGCGTGAAAAAGCCCGCCGTGAACCGGTCGGCGAAGCCGAAGGCGTAGGGGAGGCCGAGCGCGGGCCGGTCGGCCAGACCGGCGATCGCGGCCCCGATACCGCCGCGCCGGGACTCGGGAACCCGGTCGGTCACCCGTGTCGCCAGCAGCGCCACGACACAGAGGAGGCCGGCGGCGACGGCGATCGGCACGAGCGGGCCAACGCTCGAAAGCTGGCCGCCGAGGGGGGCTCCGAGTGCCGTCCCGGTGCCGATGGCGATGCCCGCTGCGCCCATGTTTCGGCCGTGACCCCCATCGAGATCCATCAACATCGTGATCGAGAGCGAGAACGCTGCAATGGTAAAGCTCCCCTCGACGAAGCGGAGGACGAGCATCGCGCCGAACCCGATCCCCGCGACTTCGGCGAGACCGATCAGCGCCGCGTAGCTCGCCACACCGCCGAGCGCGCCCGCGACGATCAAGGGCACCCGACGGCCGGTGGCGTCACTCAGCGCGCCCCAGACGCCCGCGAAGAGCACGAAACCGGCGTATTCGGCCGCGAGGAACCACGTGGCTGCATCGAGCGTCGTCCGCGCGCCGAGCGCCGCCACGAGCTCCGGCACGCCGGGATAGAGCGCGACCTGGCCGAACAACACCGCGAAGATCATCGTCGCCAGCACCGCGCGATCGGTGTTCACACCGGTTGCAGCTACGGTCGGCAGAAACATATCCGTTGGGAACGGCCCCGAACTCGGTCGAGCTGCGCCGGCGAACCGCTCGTTCGCCGCGTTCGACGGAGGGTGCGTCGTCGGGCGATCGGTGGTTGCGAGCCAGGCGTCAGACCGGCTCGAACACGGGGGCCGGGTGGTCGTCCGTGACGAGGACGTCGGCGAACGAGACGCGATCGCCGATGTCGACCGTGCCGTCGATCCGTCCCAGCACCTTGGCGTCGCCGAGCCGGACGACGGCGACCTGGTACTCGCCCGCGAACCCCTCGGGGGGGACGGCGACCGTGGTCTCCGAGTGGACGATCCCGTCGGTGGGGAGCGTGACGGTGGCGAGCGTCCGCGAGCCACACCGTGCGCACGCGGCCTTCGGGGCCGCGGTCGTGTGGCCGCACTCGGCGCACTCCTGACCGACCAGATCGCCGTCGCGGAGGCGGTCGGCCCACTCGACGTAATCGAGCCGATCGGTCGTGGCGTCGTCGCTCATCGCCGGGCCTCCATCACCGTGACGACGGTGGTCGCGGCATCGCCACCCAGGTTGTGTGCGACCGCACGCTCGGGGTCGTCGAGCTGGCGCTCGCCGGCCTCGCCGCGGAGCTGCTCGGTGAGTTCGACCAGCTGTGCCGTGCCGGTCGCGCCCAGGGGGTGACCCTTCGCCTTCAGCCCGCCGGAGGGGTTCACGGGCACGTCGCCATCCAGGGCGGTCCGGCCCGCTGCGGCAGCCGGACCGCCCCCGCCGTCCTCGAACAGGCCGAGCGCCTCGGTCGCCATCACTTCAGCTCCAGTAAAGCAGTCGTGGATCTCCGCGAAGTCGATCGCGTCGGCGGTCGTTCCCGCCTGGTCGTACGCCTGGCTCGCCGCATCCCGGGCGGCCTGGGTCGCCGGCAGGTCGACCTTGTCCGCGAGCGGCACCACGTCGGTCGCGTGGCCGACGCCCGCCACGTCGACCGGGTTCTCGAAGCTTTCGGCAGCCTCCTCGCTGGCGACCACGACCGCCGACGCACCGTCCGAAAACGGACAGCAGTCCATCAGATGGAACGGATCGGCGACGATCGGCGAGTCGAGCACCTTCTCCACGGAGGTCTCGCGGCCGAAATGCGCGCGCGGGTTGAGCGTCCCGTTGTAGTGGTTCTTGACCGCGACCTCGGCGAGGTGTTCCTCGGTAGTACCGTACTCGTGCATGTGGCGTTTCGTGAGCAGCGCGAACACGCCGGGGAAGGTGAGACCGGCGGGCTGTTCGTACTGGCGGTGGGCGGCGCTGACGAACACCTTCGTCATCGCGCCGGTGCCGAGGCCGGTTTCGGGCGTGCAGCGCTCGACACCGCCGGCGAGCACCACGTCGTGGCGGCCGGACTCGACCGCCTCGACCGCGTGTTTGAACGCGGTCGCCGAGGTGGCACACGCGTCCTCGAAGCGCTGGGCGGGGACGCCCGTACAGCCGATGTGCGAGGCGAGCGTCGGCGCGAGGTGGGTGTCGTTCTCGGTCATCCCGCCCATCGCGTTGCCGAAGTAGAGCGCCTCGATTTCGGGGGACTCGACCCCGGCATCGTCGAACGCGTCGAACGCGGCGTCGGCGAACAGGTCCGGCAACGGCCGTTCGTGAACGCCGAACTTCGTCATTCCCGCACCGACGATGGAAGCTCGTGCCATGAACTGGTGTACGACACCATTGTCTATCAGGGTTGTGATGTCGGCAGCCACGTTCGCCGGCTCGGGCGTCGAACTGTCTGTCGCTGACGGATCACGAACCGGCGATACCGTCGTCGAGGAAGCGTCCTTCCGGCGGGGAACCACGACGGCGGAGCGGTTCGTCCTCCCGCGTAGCCACTTCGTGCTTGGGTTCTGATCGTGTGTAGTACGAGGAGCAGGGGAGGGTCGCGAGTGATGCCAGAGGCTCGCAACGGACGGTGAGGCTGCAGGAGCTCGTCGGGCCGCCCGTGTTTCCCCTTCTCCCTACGGCACAGGTCACGGACAAACGACAAAGAACGGGTGCATGGATGATAAGGCGAGGGTCGTCCGTACATCACGATCCACAGCCGCTCGGATCGGCGCGATAGTGATCGATACCAGGTGTATGAACGCGATCGGTCCGTCCTTGCCTCAGGTGTGGATTTCGAACCGTGCGCCGCCGGCGTCGCTTTCGGTGATCGAGATCGTCCACCCGTGGGCTCCGGCGATAGTTCTGACGATGGCGAGCCCCAGTCCCGTGCCTTCACCGGTGGTGTAGCCGCTCTCGAACACGCGGTCGCGGTCGTCGGCGGGGATGCCCGGCCCGTCGTCCGCGACCGCGAAGCCGCCGTCGGCGAGGCGTTCCACCCGAACGGTCACCGCGGGATCCGCATCGCCGGCCGCCGGCCGGCTGCTCGTGGAGCCGTGCTCGATGGCGTCCTCCTGAGCCGGCGAAGGAGGGTACGTGGAGCCGTGCTCCATGGCATTTCGGAACAGGTTGCCGAGCAGGCGCTGGAGCCGGTCGGGATCGGCCTCGATCTCGCCGAGGTCGTCGAGGACGAGTTCGGCCGTCCCGTCGTCGACTTCCAGCCACGCGGACTCGGCGATCGACGTGAGCGAGACGGGCACGGTCTCGTCGACGACTGCGCCCTGTCTCGCGAGCGCGAGCAGGTCGTCGATCAACGAGTCCATCCGGGAGAGCGCCCACGCGATGTCGTCGTGGTGTTCGGAGGGCTGCTCCGCGCGGGCGAGTTCGAGCCGGCCTCGCGCGAGGCCGAGCGGGTTCCGGAGGTCGTGGCTCACGACGCTCGCGAACTCCTCCAGGCGCTCGTTCTGGCGCTCGAGTTCGGTCTCCTTGGCGACGCGGTCGAGCGCCGTCGCGACGCTGGCCGCGAGCACCTGGGCGAGCCGAACGTCCGAATCCTCGACGACACCGTCGGGTGAACCGATGCTCAGCGTCCCGTGGTCGTCGATCGGGACGTACAGCGCGCTCCGGAGCGGAAGATCGCTCGTGGCGTAGTTCGAGAGGTTCCCGTCCGCGACCACGGGCTCGCCCGCGTCGAACGCCCGCCACGGGAGCCCCTCGTCGCGCGCGTAGACGGGCCGTTCGCCGAGCGTTTCCCCGGCCGCGTCGGTCACCGCCACCGGCTCGAGCGTGTCGTCGTCCGCGTCGTACAACCGAACCACCGCTATCGGGAACCCGAGGACGTCCTCGGCGGCGGTGGCCGCACGCTCGACGACCGTTTCGGCGGCGTGCGCACGCACGAGGTCGTCCGTCGCGTCGTGGAGCGCCCGGAGTGCGTACTCGTGCCGACGGCGATCACCCACTTCGCGGAGCACCCCCATGACTGCGGCACCGTCGTCGAGATCGATCCGACCGCCGTGGGCCTCGATGTCGACGTGCGTTTCGTCCCGTCGAACGCCGGTGAACGTGTAGTGCAGTTCGTCGATCTCGCCGCACTCGCGGGCTTCGATCCGGTCCGCGACACGCTGGCGATCGGACTCGGCGACGATCGCGAGCGGGGATCGCCCGACGAGTTCGTCGCGGTCGTAGCCGAAGATCCCGGCGAGCTTCGGGTTCGCGTACTCGATGCGGTCGTTGCGGACGACGTAGATGCCGACGATGGTCCCCTCGACGAGGCGACGGTAGCGGGACGTCGCCCGATCCATCTCCCGCTCGGCCCGTCGCCTCGCGACCGCGTTCTCGATCCGGTTCGCGAGCACCACGTGCTGGTCGGCGTCGGTGTCCTTCCGCAGACAGTCGGTGACGCCGGCGGAGATGGCCTCGCCGGCGGTCGCCTCACTGTCCTCTCCAACGAAGAGGACGAAGGGGAGATCGGGATGCTCGTCACGGACCGCACCGAGGAACTCGAGTCCGTCGCGCTCCGGCAGGTCGTGGTCGCTGACGACGCAGTCGATGGATCCGTCGAGCCGGTCGAGCGCGTCGCGGGTGGTGGATTCGGTCACGACGTCGAACCCGTCCCGGTCGAGAAACGACGCGACGGAGTCGAGAACGGCCGCGTCGTCGTCCACACGCAGCACCCGGATCGGATCGCCCATGCTCGGGCACTGGTCGCCGAAGGATAATCATTGTTCCCCGCCGACAGCGCGGCTCGACGGGTTCCGGTCGACGACCGCTGCGGGAGGTTCGGTTCCCGCGCACCGCTTCTCGTTCCGGCGGGAGAACCGCCGAGACACGCGCTGTGTCACCCATAGGTTTTTACTTCAGGCCATACTGTGAATCAATAGTACCGTGGATACGTCGAACGATCGAACGCACAGGGATGGGTTCGGCGAGTGAACCCGTCGTTCGAACCGGTGGAGCGAGACACGGGCATCGCGGTCGTGGACTCGATAGAGCGCCACCGGTACGCGCTCACGACACCGGAGGCGGTCGCGCCGACGGTGGCGGACACCGACCGATTCCGGTTTCCAGTCGACGCCGCCGTCTCGATCCACACCGCCGCGCTCTCGCTGCCGAGCGTGGTCTCGGTTCACCTCCGCGACGAGTCCGGAACGATCGTGGCCCAGGCCGAGCACTTCGCCAACGAGGAGCTGCCACACGGCGAGTACACGATCGAACTGAGCGCGCCGATCAAGCTCTACTGTCGGGTCGAGAGCACGGTCACGGTGACCGCCGACGTCGAGGGCATGACGATCGAGTTCGACGACGCCACCGAGGTGGTGGTGGGCGCACGATCGCACCACGAGCGTCCCGCCGCGACGGTCACGACCACGACCGATCCCGAGGACATGATGGCCGCGATCTCGACGTTCGGCTCCGCGCTCAAGACGACCTCGCCCGAACGCTCCTACCCCACCCTCCGGGGCCACCCGCCGACCGTCGAACTCGGCGACGAACTCGACCTCGCGGGGCTCGAACCGCCGGACACGGGCGTGACCATCGAAGTGCCTCCCGAGTGCCGCTCGATCTTCGTGGTCGCACCGCTCGCGTACTATCTCGGGGCGCGCGTCCGCCCCGGCGACGAGCCCCGCCTGCGAACGGATCGGGGGCTCGACCACTCGCTCGACGGGCCCTGTGGGTTCGAGCGGACCGTCGAGCGCACGCTGAAGGGGACGTTCTTCCTCGACTGCCTCGCGCGGACCGAGGGGCTCTACCCCGTGGCGCTCCACGAGCGTGAGGCGGTCGAGGCGAACATCGATCTCGACCTCGCCGCACTCTACGATCGACCGATCGCCGAACGCCTCGACGCGTATCTCGACGTGCCGTTCGCGGCCGTCGAGGACCACCTTCCCGAGTGGAAGCTCACCTCCCACGTCGAGCCCGCGCCGACGAGCGTCGAGACGCTGCCCTTCCTCGTCGACGATCTCGCGGTCGTCCGGTGTGCGAGCACGGAGTCGGTCGCGCGCTCGACCACGCTGACGTTCGACGGGGGGGTGGAGGCCGCGAGCGCGGGGCGCGAGGACGCGTTCACCCGGAGTGCGAGCACCACGCGGAGCACGGGTTCGAGCGTGGGCCCGGGGATCGACACCGAGTTCGTGAGTCCCGAGGCGACCGACTCGCTCGAAGCGGCGTGGGTCGGCGAGGGGCTGCCCCTCGGTGCGAGCAAGACCTCGGTCGAGGCCTACCGGAACCGCCTCGACAGGACGCCCGCCGACGGCGACATCGACATCACCGTGGTCTGCAACGACGCCGAGATGGCCGAGGAGCGCGACCTGATCGAGGACGTCTACGGCGACCGCGACGAGCTGCCGTTCGACGTCTCGCTGCATCGCGACCTCACGACCGCCGAACTCGAAGGGCTGCTCTCGACCCGGACGGACTTCCTCCACTACATCGGCCACGTGGACGAGGGCGGGTTCGAGTGTGTCGACGGCGAGCTCGACGCGAACACGCTCGACACCGTCGGGGTGGACGCCTTCCTGCTCAACGCCTGCCAGTCCTACCGCCAGGGGATGGCGCTGCTCGACGCCGGTGCCATCGGCGGGATCGCCACCCTCACCGACGTGCTCAACTGCGAGGCGGTCCGGATGGGCCGGACGCTCGCGGCCCTGCTCAACGCCGGCTTCCCGCTCCAGTCCGCCCTCAACATCGCCCGCGGCGAGAGCATCATGGGCAACGAGTACCTCGTGGTCGGCGACGGCGGGCTGACGATTGCGCAGCCAGCTGGCGCTTACCCCAACCTCTTGAACATAGAACGAAATGGCGATACGTTCTATGTTGAAATGAAAACATATCCATCCACCCGAGGCGAAATTGGTGGTTTAGTCATACCATGTATGGAGGACGACAAATATTATTTGTCACCTGGTAGTCTTCCTTCCTTCGATCTGTCTTACGATGAACTACAGGAATTCCTATCCCTCGAAAACGTGCCTGTGAAGACAAGTGGACGGCTGTCGTGGGCTACTGAATTGGACGTTGACGAGATTAGCTAAGGCCCGATGGTCCCAGCGTTATTGCCGGCGGCCACGGGAGCTGCCTGAGACAGCAGCACCATCAGTCCGAACAGCGCGCTGAGCAGTTTCGGGTGGTTCTTGAGCTCGGATCGGACGTCGATGTTGTCGTCGGACATCACAGTTCATCCAACGGGTGCACCTGATATGAATATTTTCGAACGTATTCGACATCATTGATAAAAATATTATCGGTGAATTAAACTGCAGAAGACCCAGTATAACGTGAAACTGGCACGTATCCACCACAGAGAGGCGCTGAAGCCACCGTTGACCGGACGACGTAACTTGGTTCTTACCACATACGATCGAAGTAGTACGGATTACGACAGCGATGGTGGGGAGTGGCGCGCGATCGATCCATCGGTCACCCCAGCTCGACTGCGCGGCCGATCGACATCGACGGGCGTTCGCTCCGCGCGCCGGCCGAACGGCACGCGGAACTCACGGTGCAGTACGACGACGGGAACACTCGATCGAGCCGCGTAGCTGGGGACGACGTCGAAGCTCAGAAAGCAGCGGTCGCGGGACTCGGGCGATAGTGCGACGGCGTTACGACAGTTTCTCGCGGTGGTCCTGCCAGCAGTCGGCGCAGAGCTGCCGATCGACGGACACCCGCTTGACGCCCGTCTCGTCGCCCATGAACTGGCTCGTCGAGCGCGTCTCGTCCTCGATTTCGAGGATCACCCGGTAGCGGGGACGCTCCTCGGAAACCTCCTCGCCACACATGGGACAGGCGTTCATTTTACGGATAATAGAGCGAATAGCACATAAAATTACTGCTCGCGTCAGCGACTCGACCGCGTGAATCTTTTCCCGATCGACGGAAAATCCAGTCATACATCAAAGATGATAAAATACTCTCGACCGATGCACGGTCCCCGAGACTCGATAGCGCCCCACGGATTCGACGAACGGACCAGAGAGGGTATTGGCGAGCGGTTCCAACGATCGACGATGAAGCGGCGCTCGGTCCTCAGAGCGTGTGCGGGTGGCGCGGCCGCGATCACGGCGGGCTGTCTCGACGCGGTCGGCCTCCGGACCCAGTCGGCGTGGCGCGATCCGCCCCTGGTGGACGACCGCCCCGACGGTGTCTACTACCCGGCAGTCACCGAGGGGATGGCGAAGTACGGCACGACCACCGCGGGGCCGTACACCGTCGCGCTCACCTACTCCTACCCGCATCGGTTCTGGCAGGTCACGGGGAGCCAGCTCGAAAAGACCGTGGTCGGCTCCGACGACGCGGTGCATCTGATGGCCTCGATCTGGGACGCCCGATCGAATACGGTGGTCCCGATCGATGCCGGCCTCTCGGCCGAGGTCACGACCGAGGACGGCGAACTCGTCGCCGAGGAGGTCATCTACCCGATGCTCTCCCAGCAGATGGGGTATCACAACGGTGCGAACTTCGAGCTCCCCGGCGACGGCAGCTACCGCGTGGCGATCTCGATCGGCGGCACCGCGATGGACCGGACCGGCCGGTTCGCGGAGCTGTTCGACGAACCACGCACCGCGACGTTCGCGTTCGCGTTCAGTTCGGAGGAACTCTACGACATCGAGATCCGGCGGCTGGACGAGAAAGCCGGCAGTCGCGGCGCGATCGAGCCGATGGAGATGGGACTCCCGGTCGGGCGCGCGCCACCGGTGGCGCGGTTGCCAGGCGTACCGATCGGACGGGCGACCAGCGGCGACGCGGTGTTCCCCGTGCGGGCGATCCCCGACGACTCGGGCGCGACCCGGATCGCCGCGTTCCCCCGGACGCCGTACAACCGGATCGTCCTCCCGCTGATGGCGCTCTCGGCCACCGTCGAGCGGAACGGACGGAGCGTCGGTGAGGACCCCCTCACCCGGACGCTCGATCCACAGTTCGGCTATCACTACGCGGCCCCGTTCGAGGACGTCCGGCCGGGCGATACGCTGGGGCTGTCGGTCGAAACGCCGCCGCAGGTCGCCCGCCACGACGGCTACGAGACGGCCTTTCTGGAGATGGAGCCGATGGAGCTCTCGGTTCCCGACACGATCGCGTGAGTCGCGATCGGGTCGCTCGGTGGGTGACTCCTCACGTGGCTGTGGGCAGCGAGAGCAGCCAGAGGCTCACCACCGTGTACCCGATCATCACGGCGACGAACGGGTACTGGCTCCGGATGGCCTGGAGTCGGCTCGGGAACAGCTCGTACGCGCGTGCGTGAGCGATCCAGACCGCAAGCAGGTGGCCGACGAGGACGAACGCGACGTTGAGCCCGTTCGCGAAGCCCGGCACCGCGAGCACCAGCGGGTTCGCCGGCGGCGAGAACGGACTCGCGAGGCTCTCGACGAGCATCGGGACGTTCGAGACGAACAGCCAGAAGTAGTGTGCGAGGTGATAGCCTGCCGCGATGGCGAGCAGCGGCGGTGCCATCCACGTCCCGATCTCGCGGGCACTGCGGTACGTCTCCGCGGAGTGCCGCGAACGCCGTGCCGCGACCCAGTACGCCCCCAAAAAGAGCGCGTACCCGGAGACGAACAGCCCGAACAGGACGAGCACGCGGGGAACGACGCCGGCGAGCGCGTCGACGAACGCGGTCCCGGGTCGGGTCGTGACGAATCCGCTGAAGGTGAGCTCCCAGATCAGCGCGACCGCGAAGGCGACGTCCGCGGTGTCGACGTCCTCGACCGCGGCGAGCGCCGATCCCGGGAGCGAGAACGCCAACCCGTCGTCGGTTCGCCGGAGCGGCGCGACCCGTCCGTAAAACCGGAAGGCGACCGCGAGCGGATCCCCGTGCCGAAACCAGGCGTCGGCCCCGAAGACGATCCCGCCCAAAAGCGTGTAGATGGTGTAGCCGGCGACCGCGACCGCGAGAACTCGGGGTACTGTCGCGACCGGGGCAGCCGTCTCGACGAACACCGCCGCGAGCAGCCCTGCCGTCGCGGGCCAGACGCCCCACCGCTCGGGATACGCGTGGAGCCGGTCGACGGGAACCACCTCGACGAGCGTCCGCCACGGGTTCAGTACCGGCCACGGGTTCCCGACGAGGTACGCGGCCATCGTGAGGCCGGCCCGCACGCCCGCGAAGACCACGACGACCGCGAAGCTCACCGTCGGGATCTGCGGGCCGGTGAACCCGAGGTAGATCACGAGGGCGAGGAGCACGACCCCCACGACGCGGCCGAGCCGAACAGTCCAGAGCCGGAACGAATCGCGCGTCGGAACAACGCGATGCCACGCGTGGATCGCGTGGATGAACGTCCGGTCGGTAACGACGCTCGCGAGAAGGCCGGATACCCCGACGACCGCACCGCCGGTCAGGAGGTAGAGCCACCGCGGGACGCTGACCGACTCGCGCGCCCCGCTGCTGAGACCCACGGCGGCGTTGCTGGCCGCGACGACCTCGACCACGCAGAGCGCGCCGACCGAAACGACGAGTGCGGACGCCCCGTGAATCGCGAGGCGACGGCCGAGGTTCCCGAGTCGGGCCATCTGTCCGAAGTAGCCGCCACGAGCCAATGTACCTGACGACCCCGAGCCGGTGCGTCACTCGGTCACACCAGGCCAAACGGATTTGTCGACGGCGAGCGACGCGCGTGCATGAAGGCCGTCGTGCTCGCTGCCGGCGAGGGGACGCGACTCCGGCCCCTCACGGACGAGACGCCGAAAGGTCTGCTCGACGTCGGCGGGAAGCCGATCCTGAGTCACTGTTTCGAGGCGCTGGTCGATCTCGGAATCGAGGAACTGGTCGTGGTGATCGGCTACGAGGGCGAACGAATCGTCGCGCGCTACGGCGAGTCGTTCGCGGGCGTCCCGATCACCTACACCCGCCAGCACGAGCGTGAGGGGATGGCCCACGCGCTCCTGACCGCCGAGGAACACGTCGAGGAGCCGTTCGTGGTGATGGACGGCGACGGCGTCGTGTGGTGTGATCTCCAACCGCTGGTCGACCGCCAGCGCGACCCTGGGATCGATGGGACCGTGCTCGTCGAGGAAGTTTCGGCCGAGGCGGCGCGCGAGAAGATGGTCTGCGTTCTGAGCGAGCGCGACGAGATCGTCGCGCAGGAACAGAAGCCCGAGAACCCGCACGACCCGAGCCTCGTGGCCGCGAGCGTCCAGACGGCGACGCCGGAACTGTTCGACGCGTGTCGCCGCGTCGAGCGCTCGCCGCGCGGCGAGTACGAGATGAGCGACGCCATCCGGCTCCGGATCGCCGAGGGCGCGACCCTCGCTGCCGTCCGGTGTGAGGGCTGGCTGGTCAACGTGAACACGCCCGCGGAACTCCGGCGGGCGGATCGTCTGGTGCGCGAGGAAAGGGAATAACCGGACGTGACCGTCGAGCGAGCCGGCCGACGGACTCAGTCCTCGATGGCCGCCGCGGTGAAGTCGTCGACCGGCATCACCGAGTAGTCCACGCTGAGGGTGTCTCTGGTCGCGCGGATCTTGCCGACGAACGCCGAGATGGTTTCGAGCGAGCCGTCGAGGATGAACAGCTCCATGCAGTAGTGGCTGCCGACGTGGCTGTGGAAGTTCGCCGCGACGAGGTCCTCGTGTTCGTGGCGGAGTCCCATCAT
This window harbors:
- a CDS encoding thiolase domain-containing protein; its protein translation is MARASIVGAGMTKFGVHERPLPDLFADAAFDAFDDAGVESPEIEALYFGNAMGGMTENDTHLAPTLASHIGCTGVPAQRFEDACATSATAFKHAVEAVESGRHDVVLAGGVERCTPETGLGTGAMTKVFVSAAHRQYEQPAGLTFPGVFALLTKRHMHEYGTTEEHLAEVAVKNHYNGTLNPRAHFGRETSVEKVLDSPIVADPFHLMDCCPFSDGASAVVVASEEAAESFENPVDVAGVGHATDVVPLADKVDLPATQAARDAASQAYDQAGTTADAIDFAEIHDCFTGAEVMATEALGLFEDGGGGPAAAAGRTALDGDVPVNPSGGLKAKGHPLGATGTAQLVELTEQLRGEAGERQLDDPERAVAHNLGGDAATTVVTVMEARR
- a CDS encoding DUF7350 domain-containing protein, which codes for MKRRSVLRACAGGAAAITAGCLDAVGLRTQSAWRDPPLVDDRPDGVYYPAVTEGMAKYGTTTAGPYTVALTYSYPHRFWQVTGSQLEKTVVGSDDAVHLMASIWDARSNTVVPIDAGLSAEVTTEDGELVAEEVIYPMLSQQMGYHNGANFELPGDGSYRVAISIGGTAMDRTGRFAELFDEPRTATFAFAFSSEELYDIEIRRLDEKAGSRGAIEPMEMGLPVGRAPPVARLPGVPIGRATSGDAVFPVRAIPDDSGATRIAAFPRTPYNRIVLPLMALSATVERNGRSVGEDPLTRTLDPQFGYHYAAPFEDVRPGDTLGLSVETPPQVARHDGYETAFLEMEPMELSVPDTIA
- a CDS encoding MOSC domain-containing protein, which encodes MPRLARIAVFPIKSLDPVERDAARIVANGGLEGDREYAIVDGDDRYVNGKRTAAVHRLRASFDSDGTGVTLRRENGDDPRAFDLAADRESVEAWLGDHFDQPVRLQRERAGGHPDDTALSGPTVISTGTLREVASWFPDLDVEGLRLRFRANLEIDGVPPFWEDRLVADHDHCVAFRIGDVTIRGVNPCQRCVVPTRDPHTSDVHEAFQRVFVERREATFPEWADPARFGHYFRLMINTQVPEPEWGSTIEVGDDIEILGERPLESSGT
- a CDS encoding hybrid sensor histidine kinase/response regulator; the protein is MGDPIRVLRVDDDAAVLDSVASFLDRDGFDVVTESTTRDALDRLDGSIDCVVSDHDLPERDGLEFLGAVRDEHPDLPFVLFVGEDSEATAGEAISAGVTDCLRKDTDADQHVVLANRIENAVARRRAEREMDRATSRYRRLVEGTIVGIYVVRNDRIEYANPKLAGIFGYDRDELVGRSPLAIVAESDRQRVADRIEARECGEIDELHYTFTGVRRDETHVDIEAHGGRIDLDDGAAVMGVLREVGDRRRHEYALRALHDATDDLVRAHAAETVVERAATAAEDVLGFPIAVVRLYDADDDTLEPVAVTDAAGETLGERPVYARDEGLPWRAFDAGEPVVADGNLSNYATSDLPLRSALYVPIDDHGTLSIGSPDGVVEDSDVRLAQVLAASVATALDRVAKETELERQNERLEEFASVVSHDLRNPLGLARGRLELARAEQPSEHHDDIAWALSRMDSLIDDLLALARQGAVVDETVPVSLTSIAESAWLEVDDGTAELVLDDLGEIEADPDRLQRLLGNLFRNAMEHGSTYPPSPAQEDAIEHGSTSSRPAAGDADPAVTVRVERLADGGFAVADDGPGIPADDRDRVFESGYTTGEGTGLGLAIVRTIAGAHGWTISITESDAGGARFEIHT
- a CDS encoding sugar phosphate nucleotidyltransferase, producing MKAVVLAAGEGTRLRPLTDETPKGLLDVGGKPILSHCFEALVDLGIEELVVVIGYEGERIVARYGESFAGVPITYTRQHEREGMAHALLTAEEHVEEPFVVMDGDGVVWCDLQPLVDRQRDPGIDGTVLVEEVSAEAAREKMVCVLSERDEIVAQEQKPENPHDPSLVAASVQTATPELFDACRRVERSPRGEYEMSDAIRLRIAEGATLAAVRCEGWLVNVNTPAELRRADRLVREERE
- a CDS encoding Zn-ribbon domain-containing OB-fold protein — translated: MSDDATTDRLDYVEWADRLRDGDLVGQECAECGHTTAAPKAACARCGSRTLATVTLPTDGIVHSETTVAVPPEGFAGEYQVAVVRLGDAKVLGRIDGTVDIGDRVSFADVLVTDDHPAPVFEPV
- a CDS encoding MFS transporter codes for the protein MNTDRAVLATMIFAVLFGQVALYPGVPELVAALGARTTLDAATWFLAAEYAGFVLFAGVWGALSDATGRRVPLIVAGALGGVASYAALIGLAEVAGIGFGAMLVLRFVEGSFTIAAFSLSITMLMDLDGGHGRNMGAAGIAIGTGTALGAPLGGQLSSVGPLVPIAVAAGLLCVVALLATRVTDRVPESRRGGIGAAIAGLADRPALGLPYAFGFADRFTAGFFTLVGTLYFRQAFDLDAGAAGLVLGLFFAPFALGQYPMGRLSDRIGRLLPVVAGSVLYGGAILAVYLAPTIEIAAATMILLGLAGALVAPATMALVTDLAPDDRGIAMGGFNVFGSLGFLVGTVGGGVIADTVGFGAAFLAAAALEAGIVLVALPLLVRLDLPRATLFGDREST
- a CDS encoding DUF7503 family protein; translation: MSDDNIDVRSELKNHPKLLSALFGLMVLLSQAAPVAAGNNAGTIGP